Proteins encoded together in one Colius striatus isolate bColStr4 chromosome 3, bColStr4.1.hap1, whole genome shotgun sequence window:
- the KLF3 gene encoding Krueppel-like factor 3 isoform X1 yields the protein MLMFDPVPIKQEAMEPVSSYPSSYMDQMKPNKYSVIYSTPSMLHNKFYSNPEGLSNGIQMEPVDLTVNKRSSPPSTGSSPSPLKFQTVHRRTSPGLTLSSPSSPLSKFTPSPPGVQPISMPITIPPVMAAALSRHGLRSPGILPVIQPVVVQPVPFMYAPHLQQPIMVSTVLADEMETPSSMQVPVIESFEKPTLKKTIKVEPGSEPSKTDFYPEQMSPPLMTSLSPQQVMLQENHPSVIVQPGKRPLPVESPDTQRKRRIHRCDYEGCNKVYTKSSHLKAHRRTHTGEKPYKCTWEGCTWKFARSDELTRHFRKHTGIKPFQCPDCDRSFSRSDHLALHRKRHMLV from the exons TCGTACCCGTCCAGTTACATGGACCAAATGAAGCCAAACAAATACAGCGTCATTTATTCGACACCAAGTATGTTGCACAATAAATTCTACTCAAACCCTGAAGGACTATCAAATGGAATCCAGATGGAGCCAGTAGACCTTACGGTGAACAAACGGAGCTCACCACCTTCAACTGGAAGTTCTCCTTCCCCCTTAAAGTTTCAGACTGTGCATAGGAGAACTTCACCTGGATTGACTCTGTCCTCACCCAGCTCACCTCTCAGTAAATTCACACCATCACCCCCAGGAGTACAGCCTATATCCATGCCAATAACCATCCCACCTGTGATGGCTGCTGCTCTTTCACGCCATGGACTGAGAAGCCCTGGAATACTCCCAGTTATACAGCCTGTTGTGGTCCAGCCGGTTCCTTTTATGTACGCTCCCCATCTTCAGCAGCCCATCATGGTGTCCACCGTTCTTGCAGATGAGATGGAAACTCCGAGTAGCATGCAAG TGCCTGTCATTGAGTCTTTTGAGAAGCCtacactgaagaaaacaatCAAAGTAGAGCCAGGAAGTGAACCATCGAAGACTGACTTCTATCCTGAACAAATGTCACCTCCACTGATGACCTCATTGTCTCCCCAGCAAGTAATGCTGCAAGA GAATCACCCTTCAGTTATAGTTCAGCCAGGAAAGAGACCTTTACCTGTGGAGTCTCCGGACACGCAAAGAAAACGCAGAATACATCGATGTGATTATGAAGGTTGCAACAAAGTCTACACTAAAAGCTCCCACCTGAAAGCTCACAGAAGAACCCATACAG GTGAAAAGCCGTACAAGTGCACCTGGGAGGGCTGCACATGGAAGTTTGCTCGTTCCGATGAACTGACGCGGCATTTCCGCAAGCACACAGGGATCAAACCCTTCCAGTGCCCGGACTGCGACCGCAGCTTTTCCCGCTCGGACCACCTCGCTCTCCACAGGAAACGCCACATGCTCGTCTGA
- the LOC104549523 gene encoding toll-like receptor 1 gives MMRPLTNIYVSLHVFTFMLWNNIQPTVENEFIANYTSSLLTNVPQDIPSHTRVLDLSHNKISGLSISEFLPLSDLQVLNLSHNLITELDFTVFIFNGDLAYLDLSHNNILKIYCQTLEHLRHLDLSFNKFTAVPVCKEFGYMFHLEYLGLSTTMIRRSDFRYITHLQLHSVFLTLEDFSLYEPQSLTDLNTRSLHIVFAANQNFSFSLLYDGMCTSENLEVVNLRYSLSYKDFPSPSLTLLKKIRTRALLLDTVDLQWTIILQIFLLIWYSPMENLTVRNLTFRGPLGELARNDFLPVLSSLEKLISSSGSMKVLSLEHVRNKLYYFNQEILYRQFSEMDIASLTIYDAYMPHMLCPNRTSSFQYLNFSHNALTDELFQNCRTLRDLKLLILQRNKFESLPKVSFMTSHMKSLSYLDMSSNLLRHDGADVRCRWAESLRELDLSSNQLTDAVFECLPVNIQKLSLQNNQLTSVPSAVAELQSLTELNLASNRLADLPGCGGFPSLELLNVEMNSILTPSADFFQSCPRVRELRGGHNPFKCSCELQAFVRLERQSGGKLWGWPAAYTCEYPEELRGTRLRDFHLSELACNTLLLLVTALLLTLVLVAAVAFLCIYLDVPWYARMTWQWTQTKRRARQSRPEERESVLQFHAFVSYSERDSAWVKNELIPNLEKGEGCVQLCQHERNFIPGKSIVENIIDCIEKSYKSIFVLSPNFVQSEWCHYELYFAHHKLFSENSDSLILILLEPIPQYLIPARYHKLKALMAKRTYLEWPKERSKRALFWANLRAAVSINLPTSSEENEVQSDVTSTSSISQYMNN, from the coding sequence ATGATGAGACCCCTTACAAATATTTATGTCTCTCTTCATGTCTTTACATTCATGCTATGGAATAATATCCAGCCAACAGTGGAAAATGAATTTATTGCAAATTATACGAGCAGTTTGCTAACTAATGTTCCACAAGATATTCCAAGCCATACTCGTGTGTTGGATTTATCACATAATAAGATCTCTGGACTTAGTATCTCagaatttcttcccctttctgaCCTTCAAGTATTAAATCTTTCTCATAATCTAATTACAGAGCTTGACTttactgtctttatttttaatggggATTTAGCATACTTGGATCTGTCTCATAACAACATTTTGAAAATTTACTGTCAGACTCTTGAACATCTTAGACATTTAGATCTTTCTTTCAATAAGTTTACTGCCGTGCCTGTCTGTAAGGAATTTGGCTACATGTTTCATTTGGAGTACCTAGGATTAAGTACCACCATGATACGAAGGTCAGATTTCAGGTATATCACACATCTACAGCTGCACAGCGTCTTCCTGACCTTGGAGGACTTTTCTCTGTATGAGCCCCAGAGTCTGACAGACTTGAAtacaaggagcctccacattgtttttgcagcaaaccaaaacttcagtttttctctcttgtaTGATGGAATGTGCACTTCAGAAAACTTAGAAGTAGTTAACTTAAGATATTCCTTGAGCTACAAAGATTTCCCCTCTCCTTCTTTAACGCTTCTGAAGAAAATCAGGACAAGAGCTCTCCTGCTTGACACTGTGGACTTACAATGGACTATCATTTTGCAAATTTTCCTGCTTATTTGGTATTCACCTATGGAGAATTTGACTGTGAGAAATTTGACTTTTCGAGGACCACTGGGGGAACTGGCCAGAAATGATTTTCTACCGGTATTAAGCTCTCTGGAAAAACTAATCTCTTCGAGTGGCTCCATGAAAGTGCTCAGTTTAGAGCACGTTCGTAATAAGCTTTACTATTTCAACCAGGAGATCCTATACAGACAGTTTTCAGAGATGGATATTGCCAGTTTGACAATATATGATGCATATATGCCGCACATGCTTTGCCCCAATAGAACAAGCTCGTTTCAGTATTTAAATTTTTCTCACAATGCCCTGACGGACGAATTGTTCCAGAATTGCAGAACTCTGAGAGATCTGAAATTACTTATTTTGCAGAGGAATAAGTTTGAGAGCCTTCCCAAGGTAAGCTTCATGACCAGCCATATGAAATCACTGAGCTATCTGGACATGAGCAGCAACTTGCTGCGTCACGACGGAGCTGATGTGCGGTGCCGCTGGGCCGAGTCTCTGAGGGAGCTGGACCTGTCCTCCAACCAGCTGACGGATGCCGTGTTTGAGTGCCTGCCGGTCAACATCCAGAAACTGTCCCTGCAAAACAATCAGCTCACGAGTGTCCCCAGCGCGGTGGCTGAGCTGCAGTCCCTGACAGAGCTGAACCTGGCGTCGAACAGGCTGGCCGACCTGCCGGGGTGCGGCGGCTTTCCGTCCCTGGAGCTCCTGAACGTAGAGATGAACTCGATCCTCACCCCGTCTGCCGACTTCTTCCAGAGCTGCCCGCGGGTGAGGGAGCTGCGGGGCGGGCACAACCCGTTCAAGTGCTCCTGTGAGCTGCAGGCCTTCGTGCGCTTGGAGAGGCAGTCTGGGGggaagctgtggggctggccGGCGGCCTACACCTGCGAGTACCCAGAGGAGCTGCGAGGGACGCGGCTGCGGGACTTCCACCTGAGCGAGCTGGCTTGCAACACGCTGCTCTTGCTGGTGACGGCCCTGCTGCTGACGCTGGTGCTGGTGGCCGCCGTGGCCTTCCTGTGCATCTACCTGGACGTGCCGTGGTACGCGCGGATGACGTGGCAGTGGACGCAGACGAAGCGGAGAGCTCGGCAGAGCCGCCCCGAGGAGCGGGAGAGCGTCCTGCAGTTTCACGCCTTCGTCTCCTACAGCGAGCGCGATTCGGCGTGGGTGAAGAACGAGCTGATCCCGAACCTGGAGAAGGGGGAGGGCTGTGTCCAACTGTGCCAGCACGAGCGCAACTTCATTCCTGGCAAGAGCATTGTGGAGAACATCATTGACTGCATTGAGAAGAGCTACAAGTCGATCTTTGTGCTGTCTCCCAACTTTGTGCAGAGCGAGTGGTGTCACTATGAGCTGTACTTTGCTCACCACAAACTCTTCAGCGAGAATTCCGACAGCTTAATCCTCATCTTGCTGGAGCCgatccctcagtacctcatccCTGCCAGGTATCACAAGCTGAAGGCTCTCATGGCAAAGCGGACCTACCTGGAGTGGCCGAAGGAGAGGAGCAAGCGTGCCCTTTTCTGGGCTAACCTCAGGGCAGCTGTTAGCATTAACCTGCCAACATCCTCTGAAGAAAATGAGGTGCAGAGTGACGTTACTTCTACTAGCAGTATAAGTCAGTATATGAATAACTGA
- the KLF3 gene encoding Krueppel-like factor 3 isoform X2 has translation MDQMKPNKYSVIYSTPSMLHNKFYSNPEGLSNGIQMEPVDLTVNKRSSPPSTGSSPSPLKFQTVHRRTSPGLTLSSPSSPLSKFTPSPPGVQPISMPITIPPVMAAALSRHGLRSPGILPVIQPVVVQPVPFMYAPHLQQPIMVSTVLADEMETPSSMQVPVIESFEKPTLKKTIKVEPGSEPSKTDFYPEQMSPPLMTSLSPQQVMLQENHPSVIVQPGKRPLPVESPDTQRKRRIHRCDYEGCNKVYTKSSHLKAHRRTHTGEKPYKCTWEGCTWKFARSDELTRHFRKHTGIKPFQCPDCDRSFSRSDHLALHRKRHMLV, from the exons ATGGACCAAATGAAGCCAAACAAATACAGCGTCATTTATTCGACACCAAGTATGTTGCACAATAAATTCTACTCAAACCCTGAAGGACTATCAAATGGAATCCAGATGGAGCCAGTAGACCTTACGGTGAACAAACGGAGCTCACCACCTTCAACTGGAAGTTCTCCTTCCCCCTTAAAGTTTCAGACTGTGCATAGGAGAACTTCACCTGGATTGACTCTGTCCTCACCCAGCTCACCTCTCAGTAAATTCACACCATCACCCCCAGGAGTACAGCCTATATCCATGCCAATAACCATCCCACCTGTGATGGCTGCTGCTCTTTCACGCCATGGACTGAGAAGCCCTGGAATACTCCCAGTTATACAGCCTGTTGTGGTCCAGCCGGTTCCTTTTATGTACGCTCCCCATCTTCAGCAGCCCATCATGGTGTCCACCGTTCTTGCAGATGAGATGGAAACTCCGAGTAGCATGCAAG TGCCTGTCATTGAGTCTTTTGAGAAGCCtacactgaagaaaacaatCAAAGTAGAGCCAGGAAGTGAACCATCGAAGACTGACTTCTATCCTGAACAAATGTCACCTCCACTGATGACCTCATTGTCTCCCCAGCAAGTAATGCTGCAAGA GAATCACCCTTCAGTTATAGTTCAGCCAGGAAAGAGACCTTTACCTGTGGAGTCTCCGGACACGCAAAGAAAACGCAGAATACATCGATGTGATTATGAAGGTTGCAACAAAGTCTACACTAAAAGCTCCCACCTGAAAGCTCACAGAAGAACCCATACAG GTGAAAAGCCGTACAAGTGCACCTGGGAGGGCTGCACATGGAAGTTTGCTCGTTCCGATGAACTGACGCGGCATTTCCGCAAGCACACAGGGATCAAACCCTTCCAGTGCCCGGACTGCGACCGCAGCTTTTCCCGCTCGGACCACCTCGCTCTCCACAGGAAACGCCACATGCTCGTCTGA